CTCGATTCTCGGCGGGAGTTCCTCAAAGGGCGTTGGCCCTTTCCACTCCTCGTGTGCTTCCCGTATCTGTATGATGAGGTATCTGTAGTACTGTGCTAGCTGCTTGATGTTCTCTAGCTCTAGGCGTATCTTTGTGGTGTTTACGTCGTTGTACCGTATGAGCTTGAGCCAGCTTGTCTCCTCTAGCTTGCCCTGTGCCCCCGCAGCAGGGCTTATGACGAGGTCCTTGAGCACCTGTAGGTCCACCGGCTCGCTAGTCGCCGCGCCGCCGCCGAGCCCGAGGAAGCCTGCTAGAGGGCTCCCCGTGGTGGCGAAGCCGGTTAGGAGGGCGAGGGCGGCAGCCGAGGCCACAACAGCCAGGAGAGCGAGAGTCTCGCGGCGGAGGCTCACCTCTGGTGCACCCCGTCTTCTGGGGCTGTGTTGCCGAGTTCCTTGAGGCTACTGCTGTGTGGGATTATGTGGCGGGGCTGTATTAATAGTGTATTGTTCGTGGGCGGGGGTGTATGGCCCTGGCCCGGGTTGTACCCGGTTTGGGCCGCTGGGGTTGATACCCTCGCTCGTGTCCTAGTGTCTCTCCGGGGGCCCGGGGGCTTGGCTGGTGAGCTAGAGGTTGCTGGGGCAGAGGAGGCCAGGGAGCTGCGCCGGAGGATGGCCGACTGGAGGTTCATAGAGGAGCAGCCCCGCGGATATGGGAGGCGCTCAAATACTACGTGGAGCCCGGGTCCCCGTCGTGGTCTAGGGGGGCGCTGGATGCGCCGGCTGCTGGAGCACCATCTTGAGCAGCAGGCCTATGATGCCCAGGAGTATGGGCAGGTTGAACACCACGAAGAGCTTCGCGAGGAGGTCTAGCTTCGCCTCAACCCTCGCCAGCCTCTCCTCTAGCCGGGAGACCTCCCGGCGTAGCTCCTCCTTCGTGGCCAGCCTGGCTATCTCCGCCCGTAGCTCCTCCCGTGTCGCCATCCTCTCCAGCTTCTCTTCTAGCCTCGCTATCTCTCTCTGTAGCTCCTCCCGGGCGGCCATCCTCTGCTCTATCCCCTCTAGCCTCTCCTCTAGCCGGCGTATCTCCCCGCGTAGCTCATCCCTCACAGCGTAGAGCTCCTCCCTGGTTGCTAGGGCCCGTGTCTTTTCCTCGAGCTGGCTCCGGGTGGCGAGCCTCTTCATCCCCTCCTCAAGCCGGGCCACCTCCGCCCGTAGCTCTTCGCGGGTAGCGAGCTTCCCTATTTCCCCGCGTAGCTTTTCTAGCTCCTCCTTGGTGGCTAGGGCCTTCACCTCGCCCCGGAGCGTCTCCACGCGCTCCTCTACAGCGTGTATCCTCTCCCCGAGCCTCACCAGCTCCTCTCTGACCCCGGCCACGTCGCGGCGCAGAAGCTCCACGTCGCCCCGGGTCGCCGACTCCCGGGCAACCGCGAGCAGTAGCGCCCGCCGGAGCCGCCGGTCCCCGAGAAGCTTCTCAACCACAGCGTCCACGTCTACAGGCTGGGACAAGAGAAGGCCCTAGAAGAGGGTACGCGGCGGACGGCGCTATAAAGGGTTACGAGCCTATGGGCTGAAGGGTGGACCCCGTGCTGCCCTGCAGCTCCTCTACGAGTATGCTGCGTAGCTGTGCTCGTAGCTTCTTCTTGTCTATCTTGCCGACGCTTGTCCTCGGGAGCTCCCTGACTAGTACCACCTTGTCGGGTAGCCACCACTTGGGTATGGCTCCTTTCTCCACGTAGTTCTCCATGAGGTAGCGCCTTATCTCCTCGGTTGTGGGCTCATCCTTGCAGCCGGGCTTGGGGACTATTGCTGCTACTGGGCGTTCCTGCCACTTGGGGTGATAGGCTGCCACGACTGCTACCTCTGCTACGCAGGGGTGCCTGCTTATCGCGTCCTCTAGCCTGGTGGAGCTTATCCACTCGCCGCCGCTCTTGATTATGTCCTTCTCGCGGTCTACTATCTCTATGCTGCCGTCGGGGTGCCAGACGGCTATGTCGCCGGTGTGGAACCAGCCGCCGCGCCACGCTTTCTCGGTCTTCTCGGGGTCCATGTAGTACTCGGGCGTCACCCAGGGCGCCCGGACGACCACCTCGCCCATTGTCTTGCCGTCGCGGGGCACGGGGTTCATGTCCTCGTCCACCACCCGTACCTCCACGAGGGGAACTGGCCAGCCGGTGCGGAGCGCGTAGTCGAGCCACCGCTCCCCGGCGTCGCTTAGCCCCGCGTGCGGCAGGGCTAGGGTGAGCACCGGGGCTGTCTCGGTCATGCCGTAGCCCACGATCACCCGTATCCCGCGGCGTGTCGCCTGCTCTGCGAGGCCGCGGGGGAGCGCTGAGCCGCCGTTGATGAAGGTGAGCCGGCTGAGGTCGTAGCGCTCGGAGTCGGGGTGGCTGAGCAGCATGTAGAGAATGGTAGGCACACCGGCTGTTAGCGTGACCTGCTCCTCGTCTATGAGGCGTAGGAGCACGCCGGGGTCGAGCTTGTTGGGGAAGACCTGGCGCATGCCTACGAGGGTCGCTAGGTAGGGGAGCCCCCAGCTGTACACGTGGAACATGGGGACTATGTGGAGTATCGTGTCCCCGCTGCTTATCCGGAACCAAGGCGACGCCGTGGCGAGGTGGAGCGCGGCACTCATCACGTGGAGCACTATCATCCGGTGGCTGTGGTAGGCCCCCTTCGGGAGCCCCGTGGTCCCGCTAGTGTAGCCCATCGCGGCGGGCTGGTTCTCGTCCAGCTCGGGCCACTCGTAGCCGCCCCGGTGCTCCCTCACGAGGTCCTCGTAGTTGTAGACGGGGCGGCCTGCTAGCCGGTCTGGGTGCGACTCCGCGTCCACGACCACTACGGCCCGGAGCTGGTCCAGATGCGGGGCCACGGCCTCGATGAGGGGCAGGAAGTCCCGGTGGACTATGGCTACACGGTCCCCCGCCTGCCCCATTATGTAGGCTATCTCGCTGGGCGCGAGCCGTATGTTGACCGGGTGCAGCACAGCCCCCATCATGGGGACCGCTAGGTAGGCCTCGTAGTGCCAGTGCGTGTTCCAGTCGAGCGTGGCCACGGGGTCGAGGCGGCCCACTCCAAGCGCCTCTAGGGCGGCTGCGAGGGCCTTCATCCTCTCCGCGGCCCGGGAGAACGTGTACCTCTCCACGCCGCGGCTGGTGCGGTAGACTATCTCCACCCCGGGGAAGAGGCTCAGCGCGCGCTCGTAGAATGCTCGGAGGGTGAGGCTGTGGCCGGGCCTCCAGGGTACGCGTTCGGGGAGCCCCGGGAAGGCGGACCACCAGAATCCCACCACGCTACGGCGATACTATTTAACGCTTCCATACCACTGTATCGAGCACGACAGAAAGCTCTAGAGGACGGTGGAACAGTGTAGCCGGGGCATAGCCCCGGGGCTAGAGTATGGAGGAGAGGGTGTAGCTGGGCATGTGCCGCTTCTCGCCCGGGTCTACGACGAATATGTGGTAGAAGGCCTCCACTATGTCGTCGCCTAGGCCGCGCCAGAGCTTGCTGAGCTCGAGGTACTCCTGCTGGTCCAGGTAGCCCTGGTCAGCCATGCTCAGCGGGGGCCAGCCGC
The window above is part of the Pyrodictium abyssi genome. Proteins encoded here:
- a CDS encoding long-chain-fatty-acid--CoA ligase; the protein is MVGFWWSAFPGLPERVPWRPGHSLTLRAFYERALSLFPGVEIVYRTSRGVERYTFSRAAERMKALAAALEALGVGRLDPVATLDWNTHWHYEAYLAVPMMGAVLHPVNIRLAPSEIAYIMGQAGDRVAIVHRDFLPLIEAVAPHLDQLRAVVVVDAESHPDRLAGRPVYNYEDLVREHRGGYEWPELDENQPAAMGYTSGTTGLPKGAYHSHRMIVLHVMSAALHLATASPWFRISSGDTILHIVPMFHVYSWGLPYLATLVGMRQVFPNKLDPGVLLRLIDEEQVTLTAGVPTILYMLLSHPDSERYDLSRLTFINGGSALPRGLAEQATRRGIRVIVGYGMTETAPVLTLALPHAGLSDAGERWLDYALRTGWPVPLVEVRVVDEDMNPVPRDGKTMGEVVVRAPWVTPEYYMDPEKTEKAWRGGWFHTGDIAVWHPDGSIEIVDREKDIIKSGGEWISSTRLEDAISRHPCVAEVAVVAAYHPKWQERPVAAIVPKPGCKDEPTTEEIRRYLMENYVEKGAIPKWWLPDKVVLVRELPRTSVGKIDKKKLRAQLRSILVEELQGSTGSTLQPIGS